A part of Nostoc sp. KVJ3 genomic DNA contains:
- a CDS encoding HNH endonuclease, with the protein MVKVICQNCGKEFISYNPNPKFCSRECKYQSERADINLEEAIAMYESGMTQAEVAEHFGVKQKTIWKLFKQAQYQSRIPINKKNIKTGDQKAENNGNWKGGVTITGNGYIMVRCPDHPRAKEMGNYVYQHILVMERYLGRYLEWYGLGHKDNEVVHHINHNKQDNRIENLQLMKHSQHIKLHSDENKVKWSKAVRRIDTGEIYPSAAEASRALGMTARAVSRAINKKTKAGGTYWEYV; encoded by the coding sequence ATGGTGAAAGTAATTTGTCAGAACTGCGGCAAGGAATTCATTTCGTACAATCCGAATCCGAAGTTTTGCAGCAGGGAATGCAAGTACCAGAGCGAGAGAGCAGACATCAATTTAGAGGAAGCGATCGCGATGTACGAGTCAGGAATGACTCAAGCGGAAGTGGCGGAACACTTTGGAGTGAAACAGAAAACAATCTGGAAGCTGTTCAAGCAAGCACAATATCAGTCCAGAATTCCAATAAACAAAAAGAACATCAAGACAGGCGATCAAAAAGCCGAAAACAACGGGAATTGGAAAGGGGGAGTGACTATAACAGGGAATGGTTACATCATGGTGAGATGCCCGGATCATCCCAGAGCAAAGGAGATGGGGAACTACGTTTATCAACACATTCTAGTAATGGAGAGGTATCTAGGCAGATACCTAGAGTGGTATGGACTGGGACACAAGGACAACGAAGTAGTTCACCATATCAATCACAACAAGCAAGACAACCGGATCGAAAACCTTCAACTGATGAAACATTCTCAACACATCAAGCTTCACAGCGACGAAAACAAAGTCAAATGGAGCAAAGCAGTGAGAAGGATAGATACAGGAGAAATTTACCCGTCAGCAGCGGAAGCATCCAGAGCTTTAGGAATGACAGCAAGAGCGGTCAGTCGAGCAATCAACAAAAAAACAAAAGCAGGAGGAACTTACTGGGAATATGTCTAA